The Nomia melanderi isolate GNS246 chromosome 6, iyNomMela1, whole genome shotgun sequence genomic sequence ACGTACGTCCCGGTAAGACGATTTCTGAAGCAACTTCAACTTTATTCGGCCATTCAATGCAATAAATTACAtaagaaagtttcatttacacaGGAACACAAGTTTGTCTTCCCTTTCTTCGGTGTGTGTGTTCAAACGAGATATCAAAGTGCGgattaataaagaaaagaagCATTTGAATTTCATGGGAAGTTTCACAAGATTTCTATCCGatatgaaattgtttaattccGCCTAGTGTCGGAGTAACGTCTACTATATTTCCTAGTAACTTATAAATTTTCCAGTCTTTTCCTCAGTTCATCGACCAAAGATGCTCTGGGCACTGATACCTCTGCACGGGACGCAACGTCTCTCAAAGTCACTTCGCCTCTGGCCAATTCCCCTTCACCGATTATTACGGCCAACGGAATACCATTCTCTTCGCAGTGTTGCAACTGTACAAGTAGTTTCGCGTTCTTTTTATACGAGTGCTCGGCTTTCAGTCCACTGTTCCAAAGAtccaacaaaattttcattctctCTTCGTGCATGTTTTTTTGAGCGCTTGCCACAAACACTTCGACTTGGGTTGTACGTGTTCTCAAACCGTCTCGACTCAATTTCGCTTCCATAACGCTGAAAATACGTTCGACGCCCAACGACAGACCGACGCATGGTATCGATTTCTTCTTATTGTCGAACATTCCTACCAAATTATCGTAACGTCCACCACCCGCGACGCTACCAACTCCAACGTCGTCGCCTGAAAAGAGACGGAAGCGGTGAGCGATTttccaatgaaatgaaatgaaatgaaatgaaatgaaatgaaatgaaatgactTACCGGTAAGTATAGCTTCGAATATCACACCCGTGTAGTAGTCAAGACCTCTAGCGAGACTGAGATCGAATCGCACGTTGTCTGTCACTTGGAAAATCTTGCAATATTCAAACAATAATTCCATGGCTTCGAGACTTTTGACGGTGGCTTCGTGTTTCATTAGTTCAACGTCTTTCCTTAATTCCGAAATGAGTTCCACGCCGCCGGACCGTGACACATAAGTTCCAATTTTGTCGACGATCGATTCCTCCAGTCCCCTCTCCtctattatttcttttcgaACTTCCGGCCAGGGACTTTTGTCGAGTTTGTCTATAGAAGAGCACACACCGCGGTACTTATCCTCCGGCACACCACACGCAGCACATATACCGTTCAGCAACGAtcgatgattcactttgatcaCGCAAGGTCCTAGCTCCAACGATCGCAAGGCTTCGTAAATAATAcggatacactccgcatcgggAATCATAGGGTCATACTGACCGGCAATGTCGAAATCCTTTAAACGAGAGCAATGCAAACAATTGAGAAATACAAGATTACGCGACAAGTTACCAGTTACCGATGCATTAGTTATTCTTTTAGCTTCACTTACGCATTGGTAGAATTCCCTGTATCTACCCTTGGTAGTGGCTGGATTATCTCTTCGATAAACCTTGGCTATATGATACCTCTTCATGGAGGAGATCTTTCCCATGGCCAAGTATCGGGCAAAAGGTACGGTTAGATCATACCTGAGAGCTAAAATCTCACCACCCTGGTCCTTTAAATCGTAGATGAGCTTCGAGTCCTCGCCATATTTTCCCGTCAAAATATCCTGcgcagaaagaagaaatttttcacAAATTTCTACGACGAATCGCTCGCAAGAACGTATCGCTTTGTAATCAAGAAGATTCAGGAACGTACCTTTAATTCAAAGACAGGCGTATCTATAGTCTCCGCCCCATGGCTTTTAAAAACGGTAATTATTTTATCCAAAACTCCCAGCCGCACAGCCATTTGGTCAGGCCTATAATCCCTGGTACCTTTGGGAGTTTTAAGAATAAGCTTCGAGGTCCCATTCTTTTCTTCTAACTGGGCTTTCAGTTCCAGCAATTTGGCAACCTCGTCTGCTATCTGTGGGAAAGAAATAGGATAATTTACAATGTAAATGTATCCGATCCATACGCGTATCCGCGTTTATGTTACAGTTGGCTGGTAGAAACGGTCAATAATTCTGATAATTCTTTTATTCGCGATTAATCCAACAAAACGTTTGTACTATATATTTCCATACCTTCAATCCCGCGATCGAATTAGCGGCATGACAATATTGTCGCGCAGCCAGAATGATATTGGTCCGTGTAAGACACAACATTCCGAAGAAGGGGGCAGTCGTGTACCAGGAACCGgaacgaaagaagaaaagtCCACCTCAGTGTTGATTATCGAACCACCCGAAAGAAGAAACGATACCGTATGAACCAGCTGGCAAGTAAACgctataaattacattattttctcaATATAGTAGATCAAACATGAAATCCTCGATATTCGGATGCCTTACAGATCGCTgctgttaatgaaataaacgttaaataaaagaatttcgatGAATCCATAATTTATAGCGTTCTTGCTCGTGAGATGAGAATAACCTCACCTTTTGGTTAATTCCTGAGTGTCGTTGAACCGAGCAAAGGGCAATTATACGATCAATTTTTTCTGCCAAGGGAGTGGGCGAACCTTTCGGCTGAGAAAATGCGTTACGTTCAGCTTGACTGAAACTTTGTATGTTCGTAAACCATCTTTTCAAATGTGACCATTTAGATACTTCTCCATCAAAGGTGGTACAAAAGTTGTACAATGTATTGTCTTTGGCGGTCGGTACCCAACCGCAAACGTAACTAACGTCAGCAAAATCGTGGTTTATGCTGTCCAATTGTGTTTCTATGTCCAATGAATTCGTTACATCCTGAAGGAAGGAAAGAGATGCGATACTAGGATTGCCGGTAAACATTTCAAAGCAGACGAAACATCGAAGATCTTGGAAGAAGAAGACCAGAAGAGTCGGCGCATTTTATCTTACGAAATAAAACGTGACACGCAGAAAGTTGTAATACAAACGGTTGAATTTTACGAACCGCAATCGATCGCGAGTAAACGCGGAAACGTTAGTACCTTCGAGGAACGTTAACACTCTCGAATTCGTAGATAGTCCCGAGAAATAGTGTTACCAGAAGGTATGGTTTTCTCACATGTGACGAAATCGATTGTATacaaaacgaaaaaataaacggataaaactttatgatttgaaaatataaaaaatactcGATCATACCTGGATATCGTTGGCATTCGCGGCTTTTAATTTCCGTACAAGATCTCCTTGTTCCTTTACTCGTGCCAACAGTTTCTCCCTGATTTCGTCAGCCATTGCGAGCGCTCGATCCATCCACCTCCGTTCAGGTCCGATTCCAAAGGTTTCACGCGACGCCGCATCGCTATGCTTTCCGATAGGTTATATTCCTGTTCCATTCGAATTCACTACGGTCGCTGTGCAATGCGTACTGGCAAAATCATTCGGAAACCATAGATGTCGCGGCGATATACGATTCCAATCTCAGGCACAAAAATTCCCtgactttttcttttgttcatcttTTAACTGGATTTTCCAAGTATCGAAAGTTTCCCATTAACGAAGACTTGCAGTGGTCTCGACGGGATTTTACAATGTTCGATGCATAATAAGGAGCAAATCGATGGGCAAAGTATTTTATCCATATGCAAGATCGTACCGTTTCGCGTTTACGATTATTCTCTTTGTTCGCAACGTGGTTTCAGGCAAATGTACCAGTTCAAGTTTAACTGGATTCTTTTTTGGTGCAATCATAGACGAGCTGCTTCCAAGGATAGCGTTGCGCCTCGACGTCTCGAGAAGAAAGGCAACTACTTTACCGTTCGCGCCAACACGACATTTACGAGATTTCGCGTGTTGATATAGAAAAAGTTTTCCTTGCCTGCGTGCGTACCTGGTCTCTCGTGTAAGCGGGGCTGCGCGTAGCGGGCGCTGCCCGAAGCGTGGTGGCAACCGGCTCGGCAGGCGTGCGAATCAACGCGAGTTCAACGACTCTTTCCATCATCCACGAAAGACATAAAGATTCCATGAGTACTTACCCTGCCTCTTCCAAAACGGGAATACGTCTTTTAttgatttgtatttatttgcacaGACCCGCAACATAATTCTTACATCTGTAAAGAACAGTtggcaaataattaatttaacatacaatattttatattatcgcCTCGCGGAAATCTATACAACAGCTAATGCAAAGACAagggaatattaaatttgtatgtaAAGACGGTTGCAGTTCGACAGGGCAATAGATTAAgtagcgccatctagcggctaAACATTTCCGAAGCTTTTCCCTATACCTGTAATCTGTAAGACAAAGAGAGACAAACTGTGGCACAAGGACAGAAAATATCTCTCCAGTGACACCTccttgaaaaagcatctcatcggttCCTGGTACGTACACGCGAAGCATCAGCAataaggaggtatccgaaagtgcgccatctagcggcagCATTTATGAACTAAATGAAACATGTCAATAGAGAAGAAAACTACGAAATCAACAGCTAATTTATTACCATCTAtactattactaataaattgttaacctttTCAATTTAAGATTGTTGAACGAACCTTCCCGTACCTTCCTATATCGTAACCGACGGGATTTTATGCCGcgttaattatttgataattattgcCCGAGACGATGTCAGTAGATAACGTAGAAATTTTAACAGAGGCCCACTGAACAAATAAGTTCATCATTTAATAGGCTCAAGCTGTCAACATTTATGATCGATGAAATTACGGTAAAGTGTCCAGAATATGCAGTAGGATTTTGAACAACATtcgagtaataattaataagttattagcgATTATCTAGTGAGTTTACTGCGTCGGTAACAATGACCTTTGGTAGCGTCATCTAGCGGCCAAGAATTTCCTAAGCTAATGCCTATACCTGTAATGTGTCAGACAAGGAGAGTCACCGTGCGACAAGGACAAACAATTGCTCTCACAAGAAACCTccttgaaaaagcatctcatcggttcctggtacgtacgcgcgaacCATCAGGGcaaaggaggtatccgaaagtgcgccatctagcggtgaCAGCTAACAACTAAACGATACATATCGATAGAGAAGAAAACTACGAAATCAGCAGCTGAGTCATTATCAACAAAActattacgaataaattgttaacctttgcaATGTGAGATTGTAGAATGGACCTTCCCCTACTTTCTCATGCACCACTGAAGGAACTTTGCaccgcgttaattatttatgaattatttaccgACAAGATGTAAGAAGATAAGGTAGAATTTTTACAGGTGCCCAGTAAACAATCAAGTTCATCACATAATAGGCACAAATTGTGAACATTTATGATCGTAGATATTAAGTTAGACCTCCACACATATTCAGTAGCATGTTGAACCACATTCGAAca encodes the following:
- the HisRS gene encoding histidine--tRNA ligase isoform X3, coding for MLCLTRTNIILAARQYCHAANSIAGLKIADEVAKLLELKAQLEEKNGTSKLILKTPKGTRDYRPDQMAVRLGVLDKIITVFKSHGAETIDTPVFELKDILTGKYGEDSKLIYDLKDQGGEILALRYDLTVPFARYLAMGKISSMKRYHIAKVYRRDNPATTKGRYREFYQCDFDIAGQYDPMIPDAECIRIIYEALRSLELGPCVIKVNHRSLLNGICAACGVPEDKYRGVCSSIDKLDKSPWPEVRKEIIEERGLEESIVDKIGTYVSRSGGVELISELRKDVELMKHEATVKSLEAMELLFEYCKIFQVTDNVRFDLSLARGLDYYTGVIFEAILTGDDVGVGSVAGGGRYDNLVGMFDNKKKSIPCVGLSLGVERIFSVMEAKLSRDGLRTRTTQVEVFVASAQKNMHEERMKILLDLWNSGLKAEHSYKKNAKLLVQLQHCEENGIPLAVIIGEGELARGEVTLRDVASRAEVSVPRASLVDELRKRLENL
- the HisRS gene encoding histidine--tRNA ligase isoform X1 gives rise to the protein MDRALAMADEIREKLLARVKEQGDLVRKLKAANANDIQDVTNSLDIETQLDSINHDFADVSYVCGWVPTAKDNTLYNFCTTFDGEVSKWSHLKRWFTNIQSFSQAERNAFSQPKGSPTPLAEKIDRIIALCSVQRHSGINQKIADEVAKLLELKAQLEEKNGTSKLILKTPKGTRDYRPDQMAVRLGVLDKIITVFKSHGAETIDTPVFELKDILTGKYGEDSKLIYDLKDQGGEILALRYDLTVPFARYLAMGKISSMKRYHIAKVYRRDNPATTKGRYREFYQCDFDIAGQYDPMIPDAECIRIIYEALRSLELGPCVIKVNHRSLLNGICAACGVPEDKYRGVCSSIDKLDKSPWPEVRKEIIEERGLEESIVDKIGTYVSRSGGVELISELRKDVELMKHEATVKSLEAMELLFEYCKIFQVTDNVRFDLSLARGLDYYTGVIFEAILTGDDVGVGSVAGGGRYDNLVGMFDNKKKSIPCVGLSLGVERIFSVMEAKLSRDGLRTRTTQVEVFVASAQKNMHEERMKILLDLWNSGLKAEHSYKKNAKLLVQLQHCEENGIPLAVIIGEGELARGEVTLRDVASRAEVSVPRASLVDELRKRLENL
- the HisRS gene encoding histidine--tRNA ligase isoform X2, which encodes MDRALAMADEIREKLLARVKEQGDLVRKLKAANANDIQIADEVAKLLELKAQLEEKNGTSKLILKTPKGTRDYRPDQMAVRLGVLDKIITVFKSHGAETIDTPVFELKDILTGKYGEDSKLIYDLKDQGGEILALRYDLTVPFARYLAMGKISSMKRYHIAKVYRRDNPATTKGRYREFYQCDFDIAGQYDPMIPDAECIRIIYEALRSLELGPCVIKVNHRSLLNGICAACGVPEDKYRGVCSSIDKLDKSPWPEVRKEIIEERGLEESIVDKIGTYVSRSGGVELISELRKDVELMKHEATVKSLEAMELLFEYCKIFQVTDNVRFDLSLARGLDYYTGVIFEAILTGDDVGVGSVAGGGRYDNLVGMFDNKKKSIPCVGLSLGVERIFSVMEAKLSRDGLRTRTTQVEVFVASAQKNMHEERMKILLDLWNSGLKAEHSYKKNAKLLVQLQHCEENGIPLAVIIGEGELARGEVTLRDVASRAEVSVPRASLVDELRKRLENL